In Puntigrus tetrazona isolate hp1 unplaced genomic scaffold, ASM1883169v1 S000000270, whole genome shotgun sequence, a single genomic region encodes these proteins:
- the usp22 gene encoding ubiquitin carboxyl-terminal hydrolase 22 isoform X1, with product MSPAGCSHVNGFKVDNWKQNLRVIYQCFVWSGSAETRKRKAKSCICHMCGAHLNRLHSCLHCVFFGCFSKKHIHDHAKNKRHNLAIDLLYGGIYCFVCQDYIYDKDMEQIAKEEQRKAWKLQGIGEKYSMWEPTKRELELLRHNPKRRKITANCTIGLRGLINLGNTCFMNCIVQALTHTPLLRDFFLSDRHKCEMQSNSCLVCEMSQLFQEFYSGHRSPHIPFRLLHLVWTHARHLAGYEQQDAHEFLIAALDVLHRHCKGDDNGKKANNPNHCNCIIDQIFTGGLQSDVTCQVCHGVSTTIDPFWDISLDLPGSSTPFWPLSPGSDGSVVNGDSHPSGATTLTDCLRRFTRPEHLGSSAKIKCSGCHSYQESTKQLTMKRLPIVACFHLKRFEHSAKLRRKITTYVSFPLELDMTPFMASSKESRMNGQYQQPVDSLNNDNKYSLFAVVNHQGTLESGHYTTFIRQHKDQWFKCDDAIITKASIKDVLDSEGYLLFYHKQFLEYE from the exons GCGAAGTCATGTATATGTCACATGTGTGGAGCTCATTTAAATCGGCTTCACTCCTGTCTCCATTGTGTGTTCTTCGGCTGCTTCAGCAAGAAACACATCCACGATCACGCCAAAAACAAGAGACACAACCTAG CTATAGACCTTTTGTACGGTGGAATATATTGCTTTGTGTGCCAAGACTACATATACGACAAAGACATGGAGCAGATTGCcaaagaagaacaaagaaaagcGTGGAAATTGCaag GTATTGGAGAGAAATATTCGATGTGGGAGCCTACGAAACGAGAGCTGGAGCTGCTGCGACACAACCCCAAACGAAGGAAAATTACAGCCAACTGCACCATAG GACTGAGGGGTCTGATCAATCTGGGGAACACGTGCTTTATGAACTGCATCGTTCaggctctcacacacactccgcTGCTGAGGGACTTCTTCCTGTCCGACCGACACAAGTGTGAGATGCAGTCCAACTCCTGCCTGGTGTGTGAAATGTCTCAGCTCTTTCAGGAG TTCTACTCGGGTCACCGCTCTCCTCACATTCCCTTCCGGCTGCTGCACCTCGTCTGGACTCACGCCCGACATCTCGCCGGATACGAGCAGCAGGACGCTCACGAGTTCCTCATCGCTGCTCTGGATGTGCTCCACAGACACTGCAAAG GAGATGACAATGGGAAAAAAGCCAACAACCCAAACCACTGCAACTGCATCATTGACCAAATCTTCACGGGAGGCCTGCAGTCTGACGTCACCTGCCAAGTCTGCCA CGGGGTTTCCACGACGATAGACCCGTTCTGGGACATCAGCCTGGACCTGCCGGGGTCGTCCACCCCGTTCTGGCCGCTCAGCCCGGGCAGCGACGGCAGCGTGGTGAACGGAGACAGTCACCCGAGCGGAGCCACCACGCTCACAGACTGCCTGCGCAG GTTCACTCGGCCCGAACACTTAGGGAGCAGCGCCAAGATCAAATGCAGCGGTTGCCATAGTTACCAGGAGTCCACCAAGCAGCTGACGATGAAGAGGCTTCCCATCGTGGCGTGTTTCCACCTCAAA CGGTTCGAACATTCGGCGAAGCTCCGGCGGAAGATCACCACCTACGTGTCCTTTCCTCTAGAGCTGGACATGACGCCCTTCATGGCCTCCAG TAAAGAGAGCCGGATGAACGGTCAGTACCAGCAGCCCGTCGACTCGCTGAACAACGACAACAA GTACTCTCTGTTCGCGGTGGTCAATCATCAGGGCACGCTGGAGAGCGGCCACTACACCACCTTCATCCGCCAGCACAAGGACCAGTGGTTTAAATGTGATGACGCCATTATCACTAAAGCCAGCATTAAAGACGTTCTGGACAGCGAGGG gTACTTGTTATTTTACCATAAGCAGTTCCTTGAATATGAATAA
- the usp22 gene encoding ubiquitin carboxyl-terminal hydrolase 22 isoform X3, whose amino-acid sequence MSPAGCSHVNGFKVDNWKQNLRVIYQCFVWSGSAETRKRKAKSCICHMCGAHLNRLHSCLHCVFFGCFSKKHIHDHAKNKRHNLAIDLLYGGIYCFVCQDYIYDKDMEQIAKEEQRKAWKLQGIGEKYSMWEPTKRELELLRHNPKRRKITANCTIGLRGLINLGNTCFMNCIVQALTHTPLLRDFFLSDRHKCEMQSNSCLVCEMSQLFQEFYSGHRSPHIPFRLLHLVWTHARHLAGYEQQDAHEFLIAALDVLHRHCKGDDNGKKANNPNHCNCIIDQIFTGGLQSDVTCQVCHGVSTTIDPFWDISLDLPGSSTPFWPLSPGSDGSVVNGDSHPSGATTLTDCLRRFTRPEHLGSSAKIKCSGCHSYQESTKQLTMKRLPIVACFHLKRFEHSAKLRRKITTYVSFPLELDMTPFMASRYSLFAVVNHQGTLESGHYTTFIRQHKDQWFKCDDAIITKASIKDVLDSEGYLLFYHKQFLEYE is encoded by the exons GCGAAGTCATGTATATGTCACATGTGTGGAGCTCATTTAAATCGGCTTCACTCCTGTCTCCATTGTGTGTTCTTCGGCTGCTTCAGCAAGAAACACATCCACGATCACGCCAAAAACAAGAGACACAACCTAG CTATAGACCTTTTGTACGGTGGAATATATTGCTTTGTGTGCCAAGACTACATATACGACAAAGACATGGAGCAGATTGCcaaagaagaacaaagaaaagcGTGGAAATTGCaag GTATTGGAGAGAAATATTCGATGTGGGAGCCTACGAAACGAGAGCTGGAGCTGCTGCGACACAACCCCAAACGAAGGAAAATTACAGCCAACTGCACCATAG GACTGAGGGGTCTGATCAATCTGGGGAACACGTGCTTTATGAACTGCATCGTTCaggctctcacacacactccgcTGCTGAGGGACTTCTTCCTGTCCGACCGACACAAGTGTGAGATGCAGTCCAACTCCTGCCTGGTGTGTGAAATGTCTCAGCTCTTTCAGGAG TTCTACTCGGGTCACCGCTCTCCTCACATTCCCTTCCGGCTGCTGCACCTCGTCTGGACTCACGCCCGACATCTCGCCGGATACGAGCAGCAGGACGCTCACGAGTTCCTCATCGCTGCTCTGGATGTGCTCCACAGACACTGCAAAG GAGATGACAATGGGAAAAAAGCCAACAACCCAAACCACTGCAACTGCATCATTGACCAAATCTTCACGGGAGGCCTGCAGTCTGACGTCACCTGCCAAGTCTGCCA CGGGGTTTCCACGACGATAGACCCGTTCTGGGACATCAGCCTGGACCTGCCGGGGTCGTCCACCCCGTTCTGGCCGCTCAGCCCGGGCAGCGACGGCAGCGTGGTGAACGGAGACAGTCACCCGAGCGGAGCCACCACGCTCACAGACTGCCTGCGCAG GTTCACTCGGCCCGAACACTTAGGGAGCAGCGCCAAGATCAAATGCAGCGGTTGCCATAGTTACCAGGAGTCCACCAAGCAGCTGACGATGAAGAGGCTTCCCATCGTGGCGTGTTTCCACCTCAAA CGGTTCGAACATTCGGCGAAGCTCCGGCGGAAGATCACCACCTACGTGTCCTTTCCTCTAGAGCTGGACATGACGCCCTTCATGGCCTCCAG GTACTCTCTGTTCGCGGTGGTCAATCATCAGGGCACGCTGGAGAGCGGCCACTACACCACCTTCATCCGCCAGCACAAGGACCAGTGGTTTAAATGTGATGACGCCATTATCACTAAAGCCAGCATTAAAGACGTTCTGGACAGCGAGGG gTACTTGTTATTTTACCATAAGCAGTTCCTTGAATATGAATAA
- the usp22 gene encoding ubiquitin carboxyl-terminal hydrolase 22 isoform X2 codes for MSPAGCSHVNGFKVDNWKQNLRVIYQCFVWSGSAETRKRKAKSCICHMCGAHLNRLHSCLHCVFFGCFSKKHIHDHAKNKRHNLAIDLLYGGIYCFVCQDYIYDKDMEQIAKEEQRKAWKLQGIGEKYSMWEPTKRELELLRHNPKRRKITANCTIGLRGLINLGNTCFMNCIVQALTHTPLLRDFFLSDRHKCEMQSNSCLVCEMSQLFQEFYSGHRSPHIPFRLLHLVWTHARHLAGYEQQDAHEFLIAALDVLHRHCKDDNGKKANNPNHCNCIIDQIFTGGLQSDVTCQVCHGVSTTIDPFWDISLDLPGSSTPFWPLSPGSDGSVVNGDSHPSGATTLTDCLRRFTRPEHLGSSAKIKCSGCHSYQESTKQLTMKRLPIVACFHLKRFEHSAKLRRKITTYVSFPLELDMTPFMASSKESRMNGQYQQPVDSLNNDNKYSLFAVVNHQGTLESGHYTTFIRQHKDQWFKCDDAIITKASIKDVLDSEGYLLFYHKQFLEYE; via the exons GCGAAGTCATGTATATGTCACATGTGTGGAGCTCATTTAAATCGGCTTCACTCCTGTCTCCATTGTGTGTTCTTCGGCTGCTTCAGCAAGAAACACATCCACGATCACGCCAAAAACAAGAGACACAACCTAG CTATAGACCTTTTGTACGGTGGAATATATTGCTTTGTGTGCCAAGACTACATATACGACAAAGACATGGAGCAGATTGCcaaagaagaacaaagaaaagcGTGGAAATTGCaag GTATTGGAGAGAAATATTCGATGTGGGAGCCTACGAAACGAGAGCTGGAGCTGCTGCGACACAACCCCAAACGAAGGAAAATTACAGCCAACTGCACCATAG GACTGAGGGGTCTGATCAATCTGGGGAACACGTGCTTTATGAACTGCATCGTTCaggctctcacacacactccgcTGCTGAGGGACTTCTTCCTGTCCGACCGACACAAGTGTGAGATGCAGTCCAACTCCTGCCTGGTGTGTGAAATGTCTCAGCTCTTTCAGGAG TTCTACTCGGGTCACCGCTCTCCTCACATTCCCTTCCGGCTGCTGCACCTCGTCTGGACTCACGCCCGACATCTCGCCGGATACGAGCAGCAGGACGCTCACGAGTTCCTCATCGCTGCTCTGGATGTGCTCCACAGACACTGCAAAG ATGACAATGGGAAAAAAGCCAACAACCCAAACCACTGCAACTGCATCATTGACCAAATCTTCACGGGAGGCCTGCAGTCTGACGTCACCTGCCAAGTCTGCCA CGGGGTTTCCACGACGATAGACCCGTTCTGGGACATCAGCCTGGACCTGCCGGGGTCGTCCACCCCGTTCTGGCCGCTCAGCCCGGGCAGCGACGGCAGCGTGGTGAACGGAGACAGTCACCCGAGCGGAGCCACCACGCTCACAGACTGCCTGCGCAG GTTCACTCGGCCCGAACACTTAGGGAGCAGCGCCAAGATCAAATGCAGCGGTTGCCATAGTTACCAGGAGTCCACCAAGCAGCTGACGATGAAGAGGCTTCCCATCGTGGCGTGTTTCCACCTCAAA CGGTTCGAACATTCGGCGAAGCTCCGGCGGAAGATCACCACCTACGTGTCCTTTCCTCTAGAGCTGGACATGACGCCCTTCATGGCCTCCAG TAAAGAGAGCCGGATGAACGGTCAGTACCAGCAGCCCGTCGACTCGCTGAACAACGACAACAA GTACTCTCTGTTCGCGGTGGTCAATCATCAGGGCACGCTGGAGAGCGGCCACTACACCACCTTCATCCGCCAGCACAAGGACCAGTGGTTTAAATGTGATGACGCCATTATCACTAAAGCCAGCATTAAAGACGTTCTGGACAGCGAGGG gTACTTGTTATTTTACCATAAGCAGTTCCTTGAATATGAATAA